CACCTCCGCGACCCGCTGGGCGGGATGCGGGTGAGCGACGCCGGATTTCGGGCGATGACGGCGGCGTTGGAAGAGGTCGCCGCCGATTTTTGCGGCGGAAAATCGGTTTATACCTTAGAAGGCGGGTACGACCTCGAAGGCTTGGCCGGCGGGGTTCGGGAAACACTGAACGTCCTTACCGAAAAATGATGGCACCTTGGAGGTATTCCATGCTTGTATCCCGGCGTATCCAAAACATGACTGTCGCGACCCTGACGGCGCTGCTCTTGGCCTGTGTGTCACAGACCGGACTGGCCGGCCCTCAGGTTACTAAAATGACTCCTAAAGAACCCAGCAAAAGCACCGTCGACCCGGCCAAGACTTACGAGGCCGTCATCGAAACCGACAAGGGCAACATCAAGGTTAAGCTCTACGCGAAGGAAGCCCCGCTCTCGGTTACCAATTTCGTTCAGCTCGCCAAGGGCGGCTTTTACGAAGGCCTGACCTTCCACCGGGTTGAGCCCGGCTTCGTCATTCAAGGCGGGGATCCGGCCGGCAACGGCACCGGCGGACCGGGTTACACGGTTCCGGCCGAGATCGGCCAGCCCCATCTCAAGGGCGCTTTGGCCTGGGCCCGCACCGGCGACGAAGTCAACCCCCAGCGCCGCTCCAGCGGCTCTCAATTCTACATCACCCTCGAGGCGACCCCCTTCCTCGACGGCGGCTACACCGTCTTCGGTCAAACGATCGAGGGCATGGAGGTCGTCGGCCAGATTCGCAAGGGTGACAAGATCAAGAAAGTGACGATCACGGAGAAGTGACGGACGGAAGCCCGTCATCCTGGGCGAAGCGAAGGATCTACGACTGCCCAATTGAGAGGGTCCACCTTGGGCAGTCGCAGATCCTTCGTCGCTTCGCTCCTCAGGATGACAGCTAGTCCAAAT
This DNA window, taken from bacterium, encodes the following:
- a CDS encoding peptidylprolyl isomerase, which translates into the protein MLVSRRIQNMTVATLTALLLACVSQTGLAGPQVTKMTPKEPSKSTVDPAKTYEAVIETDKGNIKVKLYAKEAPLSVTNFVQLAKGGFYEGLTFHRVEPGFVIQGGDPAGNGTGGPGYTVPAEIGQPHLKGALAWARTGDEVNPQRRSSGSQFYITLEATPFLDGGYTVFGQTIEGMEVVGQIRKGDKIKKVTITEK